In Halalkalibaculum roseum, a single window of DNA contains:
- a CDS encoding cysteine desulfurase family protein translates to MKKIYLDYNATTPVDPRVMEHMLPYFTEKFGNASSINHAYGWDAEEAVSIARDQLARLIGSKPSEIIFTSGATEAVNLALIGACRANAEKGDHIITCVTEHKAVLDTCHELEERGIEVSYLEVDASGAIDLEELKNAITGRTILVSLMHANNETGVIHPLKEIAEITREHDALLMTDATQSVGKISVDVEKLGVDLAAFSAHKLYGPKGAGALYVRQEPKAEISPVQFGGGQEKGLRPGTLNVPAIVGFGKACELCATEMEEDAKRLSQWRDRLEEELLALGDVRVNGKKSMRLPHMTNLSFEHIDGSKLLRSLRNLAVSQGSACTSGTVEPSHVLKGMGHSDELALSSLRIGLGRYTEEEEITIAIDTIKESIDRLRLATS, encoded by the coding sequence CATGCCTACGGTTGGGATGCAGAAGAAGCGGTGAGCATAGCCCGTGATCAGCTTGCACGGCTGATAGGGTCGAAGCCCAGTGAAATTATCTTCACCTCCGGTGCCACTGAGGCGGTTAACCTGGCTCTGATCGGGGCATGCAGGGCGAACGCGGAAAAGGGAGATCATATCATCACCTGTGTTACCGAACATAAAGCCGTACTTGACACCTGCCATGAGCTGGAAGAGCGGGGTATTGAGGTCAGCTACCTGGAGGTGGATGCCTCAGGCGCTATTGATTTAGAGGAACTTAAGAATGCCATTACCGGCCGTACCATCCTGGTGAGCCTGATGCATGCCAATAACGAGACCGGTGTCATTCACCCGCTGAAAGAGATTGCTGAAATTACCCGAGAGCACGATGCTTTATTGATGACCGATGCCACGCAGTCCGTTGGAAAAATATCTGTTGATGTTGAGAAGCTGGGTGTAGACCTGGCTGCTTTCTCCGCGCATAAATTGTATGGTCCAAAAGGCGCAGGGGCGCTCTATGTTCGCCAGGAACCGAAGGCAGAGATCTCACCCGTGCAGTTTGGCGGGGGACAGGAAAAAGGATTGCGCCCTGGTACCCTGAATGTGCCTGCCATCGTGGGTTTTGGAAAAGCCTGTGAACTCTGTGCCACCGAGATGGAAGAAGATGCAAAACGCTTGAGCCAATGGCGGGACCGGCTGGAAGAGGAGTTGTTGGCATTGGGTGATGTGCGGGTCAATGGAAAGAAGTCGATGCGGCTGCCGCATATGACCAACCTCTCCTTCGAGCATATTGACGGCAGCAAGCTGCTTCGCTCACTCAGGAATTTGGCGGTTTCCCAGGGATCGGCCTGCACCTCGGGGACGGTAGAGCCTTCGCATGTCTTAAAGGGCATGGGACATTCGGATGAGCTGGCCCTCTCCTCCCTGCGCATCGGACTCGGCCGTTATACGGAAGAGGAAGAGATAACCATCGCCATTGACACCATCAAAGAATCTATAGACCGTTTACGACTGGCAACTTCATGA
- a CDS encoding XdhC family protein: MKETESIITAYEKAKAAGQGCVLATVVHVEGSSYRRAGARMLVDEYGMMTGAISGGCLEGDALRKALHALEKGENKLITYDTSDEDDAVIGAQLGCNGIIQVLFEPLDFEDPHNPVELLRKAVESGEKAVIVSLFNLQKSKKQPGTKLIFNDEQQITELEEDAELEQQIMDDARSVIGGKYSQFIAYHSKGEQLHAFLHLYTPPPSLVLVGAGNDAQVLSEMAEILGWDISIVDGRPSHASTDRFSNSCQVIVSKPEEVLENISINERTSFVLISHNYNYDLQVLKLLLDIPKIPYIGILGPNKKYQRMLDELKEDGIELSDKQLSRIYAPVGLDIQADTPSEIALSILSEIQSVLTGAHVSHLREREGDIHDHKQSAFKEVEL; encoded by the coding sequence ATGAAAGAAACCGAATCCATTATAACCGCTTACGAGAAAGCAAAAGCTGCCGGACAAGGTTGCGTGCTGGCCACGGTCGTGCACGTAGAAGGGTCTTCGTACCGCAGGGCCGGGGCGCGCATGCTGGTGGATGAATATGGGATGATGACCGGGGCTATCAGCGGCGGTTGCCTGGAAGGCGATGCGTTGCGAAAAGCACTGCATGCCCTGGAGAAAGGAGAAAATAAACTCATCACCTACGATACCAGCGATGAGGATGACGCGGTGATCGGGGCCCAGCTGGGATGCAACGGCATCATACAGGTGCTGTTTGAACCCTTGGATTTTGAGGATCCCCATAACCCGGTAGAGCTGCTGCGCAAGGCGGTAGAAAGCGGGGAAAAGGCGGTGATTGTATCGCTGTTCAACCTGCAGAAAAGCAAAAAACAACCAGGCACCAAACTGATTTTCAATGACGAACAGCAAATCACTGAACTGGAGGAAGACGCGGAGCTGGAGCAACAGATTATGGACGACGCTCGAAGCGTGATCGGGGGCAAGTATTCGCAGTTCATTGCCTACCATAGCAAAGGCGAGCAGCTGCATGCCTTCCTGCATCTCTATACCCCACCGCCCTCGCTGGTGCTGGTGGGAGCCGGCAATGACGCGCAGGTTCTTTCGGAGATGGCGGAAATATTGGGCTGGGATATCAGCATTGTGGACGGGCGGCCGTCCCACGCCAGTACCGACCGCTTTTCCAACTCCTGCCAGGTCATCGTGAGCAAGCCGGAGGAAGTACTGGAGAACATCAGCATCAATGAGCGGACCTCTTTTGTATTGATTTCGCACAACTACAACTACGACCTGCAGGTGTTAAAACTGCTGCTGGACATTCCTAAAATTCCCTACATCGGTATTCTTGGTCCCAACAAGAAGTACCAACGAATGCTGGATGAATTGAAAGAGGATGGCATAGAGCTCAGTGATAAACAATTGTCCAGAATATATGCTCCTGTCGGGCTGGACATTCAGGCCGATACGCCTTCAGAGATTGCGCTCTCCATTCTTTCCGAAATACAGTCGGTATTGACGGGGGCACATGTTTCGCATCTCAGGGAACGCGAGGGCGACATCCATGACCACAAACAAAGCGCATTCAAGGAAGTAGAGCTATGA
- a CDS encoding nucleotidyltransferase family protein, with the protein MSDDKDTGVIVLAAGSSSRLGEPKQLVEFKDQPLLQKVIKECEPLTFGSGIIVLGSNAEEIQQQIDPGSFTFVINEKWREGIASSIRKGVEETLKNHPDTENLLFLLSDQPFVSTELIRQLLTEHRKETKEITASSYKGDIGVPAIFSKSLFPLLLELSGDQGAKKIMKQHPERVVAVPFEMGHFDVDTPEDRNELHNFES; encoded by the coding sequence ATGAGTGATGACAAAGATACCGGGGTTATTGTACTCGCAGCCGGGTCCTCCTCCCGCCTGGGCGAGCCCAAGCAGCTGGTGGAGTTCAAGGATCAGCCGCTGCTGCAGAAGGTTATTAAAGAGTGCGAACCTTTGACCTTTGGTTCCGGCATCATTGTGCTTGGGTCCAATGCGGAAGAGATTCAACAGCAGATTGATCCGGGTTCCTTCACTTTTGTGATCAATGAGAAATGGCGGGAGGGCATTGCATCCAGCATCCGAAAAGGTGTGGAGGAGACGCTGAAAAATCATCCCGATACCGAAAACCTGTTGTTCCTGCTCTCCGACCAGCCCTTTGTGAGTACGGAGCTGATCCGTCAGCTGTTGACTGAACATAGGAAGGAAACCAAAGAGATCACGGCCAGCTCTTATAAGGGAGACATCGGCGTGCCGGCGATTTTCTCAAAGTCCTTGTTTCCCCTGCTGCTGGAACTCAGCGGGGACCAGGGAGCAAAAAAAATTATGAAACAGCACCCTGAAAGGGTGGTTGCGGTTCCCTTTGAGATGGGTCACTTTGATGTGGATACCCCGGAGGACCGGAATGAACTACACAATTTTGAATCATAA
- the moaD gene encoding molybdopterin converting factor subunit 1, whose translation MSITVKYFGAVAEQTGTSEEELNLDETGNSVAQLKAYCVQKYDLEEEETIQLAVNQVLNAGEKLEEGDEVAFLPPYAGG comes from the coding sequence ATGAGTATCACCGTAAAGTATTTTGGAGCGGTAGCCGAACAGACCGGTACTTCCGAAGAAGAGCTTAATCTGGATGAAACCGGAAACAGCGTAGCGCAACTGAAAGCCTATTGCGTACAGAAGTACGATCTTGAAGAGGAGGAGACCATACAACTGGCCGTCAACCAGGTGCTGAATGCCGGCGAAAAGCTGGAAGAGGGCGATGAAGTGGCCTTTTTGCCACCCTATGCCGGAGGCTAA
- the moeB gene encoding HesA/MoeB/ThiF family protein, protein MKWPFCHPMPEANEMLTPNQKEKYSRQIQLPELGIEGQEKLRNARVLIVGMGGLGCPVAQYLSAAGVGMLGLMDYDRVDRSNLHRQILFSEEDVGKPKAEAAAEALQQMNGELETVTYSEGLTTGNALAVFEEYDLIIDGTDNFQSKYLINDAAVKSGKPWVYASIYKYQGQLSVFNYKNGPTYRCLFPKIASRDISCAETGVLGVLPGVLGTLQAAEAIKIILDLGEVLSGKLKVVDTLTMQDHVIRFNRNEEQVARVKERDLELEAINCTLKNRETIYLDIREPYEQPKPESENILHIPMNQLEERHSEIPKDREVHVYCQSGVRSRKAIRLLSEKYGFTNLHNVTEGIQSIIQ, encoded by the coding sequence ATGAAGTGGCCTTTTTGCCACCCTATGCCGGAGGCTAATGAGATGCTGACACCCAACCAAAAAGAGAAATACAGCCGCCAGATACAGCTGCCAGAACTCGGGATCGAGGGTCAGGAAAAACTGCGCAATGCTCGGGTGCTGATTGTAGGCATGGGTGGGCTGGGCTGTCCGGTTGCGCAATACCTGTCTGCTGCCGGAGTGGGTATGCTGGGACTGATGGATTACGACCGGGTGGACCGGTCCAACCTGCACCGGCAGATTCTTTTCTCGGAAGAGGATGTCGGCAAGCCTAAAGCCGAAGCGGCCGCGGAGGCTCTCCAACAAATGAATGGCGAGCTTGAAACCGTCACGTATTCAGAAGGATTAACAACCGGAAATGCACTGGCGGTCTTTGAAGAATATGACCTGATCATCGACGGGACCGATAATTTTCAATCGAAGTATCTCATCAATGATGCGGCCGTGAAGAGCGGCAAGCCGTGGGTCTATGCCTCCATCTATAAGTACCAGGGTCAGCTCTCGGTGTTTAACTACAAAAACGGACCGACCTACCGCTGCCTGTTTCCCAAAATAGCCTCCCGGGATATCAGTTGTGCGGAGACGGGCGTGCTGGGAGTGTTGCCCGGCGTGCTGGGTACCTTGCAGGCGGCAGAAGCCATCAAAATCATCCTGGATCTCGGGGAAGTTCTTTCGGGTAAGCTGAAAGTGGTGGACACCCTGACCATGCAGGATCATGTGATTCGATTCAACAGAAACGAGGAGCAGGTGGCCCGCGTGAAAGAACGGGATTTGGAACTGGAGGCGATAAACTGCACTTTAAAGAACCGGGAAACGATCTACCTGGATATACGTGAGCCGTATGAACAACCCAAACCGGAATCCGAGAATATCCTGCATATTCCCATGAACCAGCTGGAGGAAAGGCATTCGGAAATTCCCAAAGACCGGGAAGTGCATGTGTACTGCCAGTCAGGGGTCAGGAGCCGCAAAGCGATTCGGTTATTGAGTGAGAAATACGGTTTTACAAACCTGCACAATGTCACGGAAGGCATTCAATCGATTATACAATGA
- a CDS encoding molybdenum cofactor biosynthesis protein MoaE — MSEKKIKKVFVEGAIPPDKIAGSIAHHQSKTGIGAHSIFLGQVRADVINEKKVAAIEYTAYEEMAGKKFHEIREAAFSKFDLTCAHIYHSLGTVKAGEICLFVFTSSAHRKAATDACSYLVEEIKAKVPIFGKELFEDETHQWKVNQ, encoded by the coding sequence ATGAGCGAAAAGAAGATTAAAAAGGTATTTGTGGAAGGTGCCATACCACCCGACAAGATCGCCGGTTCTATAGCGCACCACCAATCGAAAACCGGTATCGGTGCACACAGTATCTTCTTGGGACAGGTGCGGGCGGATGTCATCAATGAAAAGAAAGTGGCCGCCATCGAATATACCGCCTATGAGGAGATGGCCGGGAAGAAATTTCATGAAATTAGGGAAGCGGCTTTCTCCAAATTCGACCTGACCTGCGCCCATATTTACCACAGTCTGGGCACGGTGAAAGCGGGTGAGATTTGCTTGTTTGTGTTTACCTCATCGGCCCATCGAAAAGCCGCGACGGATGCCTGCAGCTACCTGGTTGAGGAGATTAAGGCGAAAGTGCCCATATTCGGCAAGGAATTATTTGAAGATGAAACGCACCAGTGGAAGGTGAATCAGTAG
- the moaCB gene encoding bifunctional molybdenum cofactor biosynthesis protein MoaC/MoaB: MVDITHKYNTLREATAQAVVRTSSQKTIDAIQNDAVPKGNVFEMAKTAGLLGVKKTPELLPDCHPLPIEYAGIEYEIEGLEIVIHMTVKTIYKTGVEVEAMHGASVVALTIYDMLKPIDKGVEIRNIKLLKKSGGKSSIIFSGKGLTAKVVVCSDSVSKGEKEDRSGKLIVEKMESLDISATRTVIPDEAAEIEEQLKESDSDLLIYTGGTGVGPRDVTPDTLRPLLDTTLHGVEEQMRRYGQERTPYAMLSRSVAGIKGGKVVLALPGSSKGAVECLDAIFPALLHIFEILKGARHD, from the coding sequence ATGGTAGATATCACTCATAAATATAACACCCTTCGCGAGGCCACGGCCCAGGCGGTCGTCAGGACCAGCAGTCAGAAGACCATTGATGCCATCCAAAACGATGCGGTGCCCAAAGGCAATGTCTTTGAAATGGCCAAGACGGCCGGACTGCTGGGCGTAAAGAAAACACCGGAACTGCTTCCCGATTGCCATCCCCTGCCCATTGAGTATGCGGGCATTGAATATGAGATCGAGGGACTGGAGATTGTCATCCATATGACGGTAAAAACGATCTATAAAACAGGCGTTGAGGTGGAGGCCATGCATGGAGCCAGTGTGGTGGCCCTGACCATCTACGATATGCTGAAGCCCATTGACAAAGGGGTGGAGATTCGCAATATCAAGCTTTTGAAAAAGAGCGGTGGGAAATCTTCCATCATCTTTTCCGGCAAGGGACTGACCGCCAAAGTTGTGGTCTGTTCCGATTCGGTATCCAAAGGCGAAAAGGAAGATCGATCCGGCAAACTGATCGTTGAGAAGATGGAGTCGCTGGATATCTCTGCCACCCGCACGGTCATCCCCGACGAGGCCGCTGAGATCGAGGAGCAACTCAAAGAGTCGGATTCGGATCTATTAATTTATACCGGTGGCACGGGCGTCGGACCCAGGGATGTCACCCCGGATACGCTCCGTCCACTGCTAGATACCACACTACATGGAGTGGAAGAGCAGATGCGCCGCTACGGTCAGGAGCGTACACCCTACGCCATGCTGTCGCGTTCTGTCGCGGGAATTAAGGGTGGGAAGGTCGTACTGGCCCTACCCGGTTCATCGAAAGGCGCCGTTGAATGCCTGGATGCCATTTTCCCTGCACTCTTGCACATTTTTGAAATTCTAAAAGGGGCGCGTCATGATTAA
- the moaA gene encoding GTP 3',8-cyclase MoaA codes for MINPEPQIIDSFGREHTYLRISLTDRCNLRCFYCMPEEGIELTDKENVMTLEEIVAISKTFTKLGVDTIRLTGGEPLIRNNFEFLARELAKLGVTLKLTTNGIVLNKHFELFQEIGLKRINISLDTLDKAKSVFIAKRDYFDRIMDNIKQAIAYDFDIKLNIVLIKGVNDMEINDFIALTEDQNIGVKFIEFMPFKGNEWDWDKGISKEEILKTVRSKYSEIEKLEDPEHSTSANYKVKGFKGSFGIVSTITNPFCAGCNRIRLTADGNMKNCLFATAETDLLTPFRNGEAIDEIILDAIKDKKFSRDGMDVEMKKEHYEQNRSMTSIGG; via the coding sequence ATGATTAATCCGGAACCTCAAATTATCGATAGCTTCGGACGGGAGCATACCTACCTGCGTATCTCGCTGACCGACCGCTGCAACCTGCGCTGTTTCTATTGTATGCCGGAAGAGGGCATTGAGCTGACCGACAAGGAAAATGTCATGACGCTGGAGGAGATCGTAGCCATCTCCAAAACCTTCACGAAGCTGGGAGTGGATACCATTCGACTGACGGGAGGCGAACCGCTGATCCGGAATAACTTTGAATTCCTGGCACGGGAGCTGGCGAAACTGGGTGTGACCCTGAAGCTCACCACCAACGGCATTGTACTGAACAAGCATTTTGAACTTTTCCAGGAGATCGGCCTGAAGAGAATCAATATCAGCCTGGATACCCTCGACAAGGCCAAGTCGGTGTTCATCGCCAAGCGCGATTACTTTGACCGGATCATGGATAACATCAAACAGGCCATTGCCTATGACTTCGATATCAAGCTGAATATCGTATTGATTAAGGGCGTGAATGATATGGAGATTAACGACTTTATTGCTCTGACTGAAGATCAGAATATTGGGGTGAAGTTCATTGAGTTTATGCCATTCAAGGGCAACGAATGGGACTGGGACAAAGGGATCAGCAAAGAAGAAATTTTAAAGACGGTACGTTCTAAATACAGTGAGATTGAAAAACTGGAAGATCCCGAGCACAGTACCTCAGCCAACTACAAGGTTAAGGGATTTAAAGGCAGTTTCGGTATTGTGAGTACCATCACCAATCCTTTTTGCGCCGGCTGCAACCGCATCCGGTTAACAGCAGACGGCAATATGAAGAATTGCCTGTTTGCCACGGCGGAAACCGATCTGCTGACGCCCTTCCGAAATGGGGAGGCCATTGATGAGATCATCCTGGACGCTATCAAGGATAAGAAGTTTTCGCGCGACGGTATGGATGTGGAGATGAAGAAGGAGCATTACGAGCAGAACCGCTCCATGACCTCAATAGGAGGATAA
- a CDS encoding molybdopterin molybdotransferase MoeA, producing MISIEQASEIILGQDTEPVPIEVSLEEARGYYLAEEITSPFDLPSFDNSAMDGYAVCGESSTYRIVGEIQAGSGDEYDLQPGEAVRIFTGARVPPNTTSVVMQEKTRVDGAVLYVDDSVDKGSNIRRRGNELSLGERVFSPGHYLSPASIGQIGSLGMDTVRVYRKPDIRIISTGDELIPPGRKKKEGQIYESNSYALNAVLEQYGFSCLERTHIRDDFKAIKEGISGYLDRSDVLLLSGGISVGDYDFVKQALEENGVEELFYKVYQKPGKPLFFGRKGDKFVFALPGNPASSLTCFYIHVLPLLQKLSGAEDPGLQRILIPLKHTFDNRSDRPIFLKAKVEDQTVTILNRQSSSMIQSMAMGNSLVFFEEPGKVPKGERVTTILI from the coding sequence ATGATTTCCATTGAACAGGCTTCGGAAATTATTCTCGGTCAGGATACAGAGCCCGTACCCATCGAAGTATCGCTAGAAGAAGCCCGGGGCTATTACCTGGCCGAAGAGATTACCTCCCCGTTCGACCTGCCCTCTTTTGATAACTCCGCCATGGACGGTTATGCGGTCTGCGGAGAATCGAGTACCTACCGAATCGTAGGTGAAATTCAGGCGGGCTCCGGTGACGAGTACGATCTCCAGCCGGGAGAGGCGGTGCGTATCTTTACCGGCGCGAGGGTTCCTCCTAATACGACATCTGTAGTGATGCAGGAGAAGACCAGAGTGGACGGGGCCGTGCTCTATGTCGACGATTCGGTGGATAAAGGAAGCAATATACGGCGCCGGGGCAATGAGCTGAGCCTGGGAGAAAGGGTGTTTTCACCCGGACATTATCTCTCCCCCGCTTCTATCGGGCAAATAGGTTCGCTGGGCATGGATACGGTTAGGGTCTACCGTAAACCGGATATACGCATTATCAGCACGGGGGATGAGCTGATACCTCCCGGAAGAAAGAAGAAGGAGGGTCAGATCTATGAATCCAACAGTTATGCCCTGAATGCGGTTCTGGAACAGTATGGTTTTTCATGTCTTGAGCGCACGCATATCAGGGATGATTTCAAGGCCATCAAGGAGGGCATTTCCGGTTACCTCGATAGATCGGACGTGCTGCTGCTCTCCGGTGGGATCTCGGTCGGCGACTACGACTTTGTAAAACAGGCCCTGGAGGAGAACGGCGTGGAAGAGCTCTTCTACAAGGTCTATCAAAAACCCGGAAAACCGCTTTTCTTTGGGAGAAAAGGAGACAAATTTGTATTTGCCCTTCCGGGTAACCCGGCCTCCTCGCTGACCTGTTTCTATATCCACGTGCTACCCCTGCTTCAAAAACTGAGCGGGGCCGAGGATCCGGGACTGCAGAGAATTCTGATTCCACTGAAACACACCTTTGATAACAGGTCGGACCGCCCCATTTTTCTCAAAGCAAAAGTCGAGGATCAAACCGTCACCATTCTGAATAGGCAGAGCTCCTCAATGATTCAATCCATGGCCATGGGCAACTCGCTGGTCTTTTTTGAGGAGCCGGGAAAGGTACCAAAGGGCGAAAGGGTTACCACCATATTGATCTGA
- a CDS encoding sulfite exporter TauE/SafE family protein, giving the protein MSIDYLPYIFFLIALFYSSVGFGGGSSYLAVLSLFMSEFYEIRSTALVLNVCVVTIGTIIFIRNRVFDIKAFWPFLAASIPMAYFGAQLQLTQKAFFLILGSALLMAGLFMILKFVAYKLKNKTFSIPKKLSLGGSVGLLAGISGIGGGIYLSPLLNLMDWKNPRTIASLASIFILVNSTAGLAGLVIAGTFQVNTDLIVQLVIAVVLGGSIGSYLSNEKFNVRIIGILTAILVGYVGLRLVLLHGFGIRI; this is encoded by the coding sequence ATGAGTATTGATTACCTGCCCTACATCTTCTTTCTCATTGCGCTCTTCTACAGCTCCGTGGGCTTTGGCGGTGGATCGAGTTACCTGGCGGTATTGAGCCTGTTTATGAGTGAGTTTTACGAGATACGATCGACAGCGCTGGTGCTGAACGTCTGTGTGGTGACCATAGGTACTATAATATTTATCCGGAACCGGGTCTTTGATATCAAGGCATTCTGGCCCTTTCTCGCTGCCAGCATTCCCATGGCTTATTTCGGAGCCCAGTTGCAACTGACGCAGAAGGCCTTCTTTCTGATCCTGGGCTCGGCACTGCTGATGGCCGGACTCTTTATGATCCTGAAATTTGTGGCCTATAAGCTGAAAAACAAGACATTCAGCATTCCCAAAAAGCTCTCGCTTGGCGGTAGTGTGGGCCTCCTAGCCGGCATCTCGGGAATCGGTGGAGGCATCTACCTGTCGCCGCTACTGAATCTAATGGACTGGAAAAACCCGCGCACCATCGCCTCGCTGGCCTCCATCTTTATCCTGGTAAACTCAACAGCCGGACTGGCCGGTTTGGTGATAGCAGGTACTTTCCAGGTGAACACTGATCTCATTGTTCAGCTGGTCATTGCCGTTGTTCTCGGGGGCAGCATCGGCTCCTACCTTTCCAATGAGAAGTTCAATGTGCGCATCATCGGCATCCTGACGGCCATACTGGTTGGATACGTCGGCCTGCGCCTGGTATTGCTGCATGGGTTCGGCATTAGGATCTAA
- a CDS encoding serine hydrolase yields MMNKIIALLITAFLVPCLSYGQETEVSLHAAVLQGKNEIVRQHVEAGADLNQKDAYGSTPLIIATTFDKPEAADILIEGGADLEITNNEGSTPLHIAALFGRVEIVRMLLDGGADRLKRNNEGSTAYDIVAAPFEEDKGLYDQLGMALGPLGFSLDYEQVRKSRPVIARMLRPTPEELRMVDYRPLPSEEWSISTPEKEGLDPNLVSELYYDAGGLETNYSLLVIKNGKLVAEHYYHEGGVDQKTQLQSVTKSYTSALVGIALEKGCLESVDQKMMNFFPELADSIDDSRKEQITIRQLLQMRAGYPWEESTKELFEQLYEGFHPSTLVDIDLSRDPDTDFQYSNLSSHILGIIVSRACDSDLKSFAMENLLGPLNTEPGEWTQHWEGYYGGAAGLRLMARDLAKFGQLYLDDGIYKREQIVPSPWVETSLQSYSHDVNTGGLNNGSVGRYLRHIGYGYQWWSAEVDGYRFNLAWGHGGQFIFLLDEYNMVIVITSDPMQGRHDAEAWKHERANINLAGKFIQALVRSENSE; encoded by the coding sequence ATGATGAACAAGATAATTGCTTTACTGATTACGGCCTTTCTGGTTCCCTGTTTGAGTTATGGACAGGAGACCGAGGTAAGTTTACACGCGGCAGTCCTGCAGGGAAAGAATGAGATCGTCAGGCAGCATGTAGAAGCCGGTGCCGACCTTAATCAAAAAGATGCCTACGGTTCTACCCCGCTTATCATTGCGACAACTTTTGACAAGCCTGAAGCGGCTGATATCCTTATTGAAGGGGGTGCTGATTTGGAGATCACCAATAACGAAGGGTCTACGCCCCTGCATATTGCCGCCCTATTTGGGCGGGTAGAGATTGTACGAATGCTGCTGGATGGCGGCGCCGACCGGCTTAAGAGAAATAACGAGGGATCCACCGCCTACGATATTGTAGCCGCTCCCTTTGAGGAAGACAAGGGCCTCTACGATCAGCTAGGCATGGCCCTCGGTCCTCTGGGCTTTTCCCTGGATTATGAACAGGTGAGAAAGTCCCGTCCGGTAATTGCAAGGATGCTCCGCCCCACCCCGGAAGAGCTTAGAATGGTGGATTACCGTCCATTGCCTTCAGAAGAGTGGAGCATCTCCACACCCGAAAAAGAAGGATTGGATCCGAACCTCGTCTCGGAACTTTACTACGACGCCGGGGGACTTGAAACAAACTACAGCCTGCTGGTGATCAAAAACGGAAAACTGGTGGCTGAGCATTATTATCATGAGGGTGGGGTGGATCAGAAGACCCAGCTGCAGTCGGTGACCAAAAGCTACACCTCGGCTCTGGTGGGAATAGCACTGGAGAAGGGCTGCCTGGAGAGTGTGGACCAGAAGATGATGAACTTCTTCCCGGAACTGGCCGACAGCATTGACGACTCACGTAAAGAGCAGATCACTATTCGGCAGCTGCTACAGATGCGAGCCGGGTACCCGTGGGAGGAGTCAACCAAAGAACTTTTTGAACAGCTCTACGAGGGCTTCCATCCTTCTACCCTGGTGGATATTGACCTCAGCCGGGATCCGGATACGGATTTTCAGTACAGCAACCTCTCCAGTCATATCCTGGGTATCATCGTGTCAAGGGCCTGCGATTCTGATCTGAAATCCTTTGCCATGGAAAATTTGCTAGGTCCCCTCAATACGGAACCTGGAGAGTGGACCCAGCACTGGGAAGGGTATTACGGTGGGGCAGCCGGACTGCGGCTGATGGCGCGCGACCTGGCCAAATTCGGGCAACTGTATCTCGACGACGGTATCTACAAAAGAGAGCAGATCGTACCGTCACCATGGGTTGAAACCTCGCTGCAGTCGTACTCGCATGATGTGAATACAGGGGGCCTGAATAATGGTAGCGTGGGCCGCTACCTTCGTCATATCGGCTACGGCTACCAGTGGTGGTCGGCCGAAGTTGACGGGTATCGATTTAACCTGGCCTGGGGACACGGCGGGCAGTTTATCTTCCTGCTGGATGAGTACAATATGGTGATTGTGATTACCTCCGACCCCATGCAGGGCCGCCACGATGCGGAAGCCTGGAAGCACGAACGGGCGAATATCAACCTGGCCGGTAAATTTATTCAGGCTTTGGTAAGGAGCGAAAATTCCGAATAA